CGGCGACGTTCCAGTCTTGCACGTATAGGTTCCCCTCGGCATCCCAGAACGAACCGTGCGTTCCGCTGAACTGGCCTTCTACCCACTTATCTTGCGGGACGTTGTAGTTGCGGCCTTTCGCGGGATCGGGGTTGTTGCCGAGCACGGCGATGATCGTGTTGTTTTTGTCGAGCACGACCAGACGCCCGTGCAAATCTGGCACCGAGACGAAATCGCCTTGGATGGCGACCGAGGTCGGCATGCCCAGGCCGGTCGTTACTTCTTCGATGAACTCGCCGTCGAGCGTGTAGTGCAGCAGGCGGCCTTTGGGTTGGTGGTTGCGATCGCAGATCAGCAAGCGATTCGGTTCGTAACGCGTATCGAGCGTCATGCCGTGGGCCGTGTTGAACTGCTTCATGCCGTTCCCCTTCTCGCCGAAGTGCATCACGTACTTGCCATCTTTGTCGTACTTGAAGATATGGTTGGTGGCGTAACCGTTGGACAGATAGATATCGCCGCTGGCGGCCACAGTGATCGCGGTCGGGTTGAACTTGATCTTGCCCAGGCCGGCTTCCTCTGGGGCCTTGAGCCGCAAGACGATCTCGCCGGTGTGGGCATTGAACTTAATCCCTTCGGCGTCGTTATTGCGGGCACCGTAGATGAACTCGTTGTCCCCTTCGGCGCGGATCTCCATGTCGTGGATGTTCGAGTAGTCTTTCCCCAGGTAGCTTTGAATCACGTTGCCGTCCGGCGAAAAGATAAAGACCCCGGCCTGAGCGCTGGTATAGATGTTGCCGGCCTTGTCGATCACCACCGAACCGTGGCACGGGCCAATCGCCGAATGCCCATCAGGACGCAGGCCCCAGCCAGGAACCGTGTCGAAGGTCATCAGCCCGCTGCCCATTCGCACCGGCTGCTGCTTCTCTTCCGCCAACAACGAACAGGCCGACCCAACGGAAACGACAATCGCCAGAAGCAACGAAAGAACACGCATGATAGAAACTCCGAGTAGTTTGTTCGGTGGTTATTCGACGGGAAATTCACCGCAGTCGCGCATCAGGAACCAATGACAGACCGCAGCAACAGGAAAAGGAAAATCGGCAAGGGAAGTGCAGGGGGCCTGGCAACCGCCGAGCCGCCAAACACCAATGGCAATTCGGGCAGACGAGAAGCCTTTCCCCAGCATAACAAGACTTTTTGCCTATTGAATCACCTGTCTAGGAAAATCTTTCTCCTCACTGCATTTTGCTGGCGACGACTCAGCAGCACGAGAGCATTCAAGCGCTCGCCAAACAACCGCTCGCCAAGCTCAGGCCGACCTTGTTGCCCACCAACACCAAACACACGATTGCCAAACGGGCATT
Above is a genomic segment from Blastopirellula marina containing:
- a CDS encoding 6-bladed beta-propeller → MRVLSLLLAIVVSVGSACSLLAEEKQQPVRMGSGLMTFDTVPGWGLRPDGHSAIGPCHGSVVIDKAGNIYTSAQAGVFIFSPDGNVIQSYLGKDYSNIHDMEIRAEGDNEFIYGARNNDAEGIKFNAHTGEIVLRLKAPEEAGLGKIKFNPTAITVAASGDIYLSNGYATNHIFKYDKDGKYVMHFGEKGNGMKQFNTAHGMTLDTRYEPNRLLICDRNHQPKGRLLHYTLDGEFIEEVTTGLGMPTSVAIQGDFVSVPDLHGRLVVLDKNNTIIAVLGNNPDPAKGRNYNVPQDKWVEGQFSGTHGSFWDAEGNLYVQDWNVAGRIMKLVRVDITK